A single region of the Bacteroidota bacterium genome encodes:
- a CDS encoding FAD-dependent oxidoreductase has product MMNLKSGYPYWLIKNGLPYNYPKLAQNIQADVVIIGGGITGALCAHELINAGINCIVVDGRTIGLGSTCASTSLLQYELDKPLHELSALIGKRSAERAYILCGNAIDRLNEISTTVNYKDFELKKSLYYAAFKKDTALLQQEYKARKSAGFTLDLLNEKDIKEGYGFKAPLALLSHKGACVNAYLLAHNIHQYNINKGCGVYDRTTVSEITYLPRSVKLLTTDGFTISAKKVINASGYEIEHFIQKKIVTLHATYALASENIGGADAFWKENAMIWNTADPYLYMRTTSDRRIMVGGRDEPFYNPARRDKLLKQKTKQLTKDFQQLFPHQPMIPEFSWTGTFGITKDALPFIGVYKKYPHTYFALGFGGNGITFSTIAAQLICEQIKGTRNRDLALFKFDRV; this is encoded by the coding sequence ATGATGAATTTAAAAAGTGGCTATCCCTATTGGCTTATTAAAAACGGATTACCTTATAATTATCCAAAGCTTGCACAAAACATACAAGCAGATGTGGTTATAATAGGAGGAGGAATTACAGGCGCTTTATGTGCGCATGAACTCATCAATGCCGGAATAAACTGCATAGTAGTTGATGGACGAACTATAGGGCTGGGAAGCACTTGTGCCAGCACATCATTACTACAGTACGAATTGGATAAACCATTACATGAACTGAGTGCTTTAATTGGAAAACGAAGTGCAGAGCGCGCTTATATTTTATGTGGAAACGCCATTGACCGATTAAACGAAATAAGTACCACTGTTAATTACAAGGATTTTGAATTGAAAAAAAGCCTGTACTATGCCGCTTTTAAAAAAGATACTGCGCTATTGCAGCAGGAATATAAAGCCAGAAAAAGTGCGGGTTTTACGCTTGATTTATTAAACGAAAAAGATATTAAAGAGGGTTACGGATTTAAAGCACCCCTTGCACTGCTTTCTCATAAAGGTGCCTGTGTAAATGCATACTTACTTGCACATAATATTCATCAATACAATATAAATAAAGGGTGTGGGGTGTACGATAGAACAACTGTTTCTGAAATAACCTATCTGCCCCGCAGTGTAAAATTACTGACTACTGATGGTTTTACCATCAGCGCAAAAAAGGTAATTAATGCCAGCGGTTACGAAATTGAACATTTTATACAGAAAAAAATTGTTACGCTACATGCTACCTATGCACTAGCCTCTGAAAATATTGGCGGTGCTGATGCATTTTGGAAAGAGAATGCCATGATATGGAATACTGCAGATCCGTACTTGTATATGCGCACAACAAGTGACAGAAGAATTATGGTTGGAGGAAGAGATGAACCTTTTTACAACCCTGCCAGACGGGACAAATTATTGAAACAAAAAACCAAACAACTTACCAAAGACTTTCAACAATTATTTCCTCACCAGCCAATGATTCCCGAATTTAGCTGGACAGGAACATTTGGTATTACAAAAGATGCATTGCCTTTTATTGGGGTATACAAAAAATATCCTCATACCTACTTTGCACTGGGGTTTGGGGGCAACGGAATTACATTTAGTACCATTGCTGCACAACTTATTTGCGAGCAGATAAAAGGAACCAGGAACAGGGATTTGGCACTTTTCAAATTCGATCGTGTTTAA
- a CDS encoding DUF4142 domain-containing protein, giving the protein MSNHVTMNRTIKIIALGWILLLALLLVLTSCGDSPQTKDTKEVAEDHNDAKFASNDAENDAQYLVDAYSIGIYELEASQHAKQKAVSNNVKTLASEMVEAHAKMNVSLKSLADKKQVSVPVKLTDDQMKEIKDCSDKKGAEYDKAYIEKIVSDHEKAIKLSEAAAEKAHDPEIRNLFSSSLPALRHHLEMAMAIKDKM; this is encoded by the coding sequence ATGAGCAACCATGTAACAATGAACCGCACCATTAAAATAATAGCCCTTGGCTGGATTCTTCTTTTAGCCCTGTTATTAGTTCTTACTTCATGTGGAGATAGTCCGCAAACAAAAGATACAAAAGAGGTAGCCGAAGACCATAACGATGCAAAATTTGCAAGCAACGATGCAGAAAACGATGCGCAATATTTAGTTGATGCATACAGTATAGGTATATACGAACTGGAAGCATCGCAACATGCAAAACAAAAAGCAGTAAGCAATAATGTAAAAACCCTTGCTTCTGAAATGGTTGAAGCACATGCTAAAATGAATGTGTCATTAAAATCATTGGCCGACAAAAAACAAGTTTCAGTACCTGTAAAATTAACTGACGACCAAATGAAGGAAATTAAAGACTGCAGCGATAAAAAAGGAGCAGAATATGATAAAGCCTATATTGAAAAAATAGTAAGCGATCATGAGAAAGCAATTAAATTATCAGAGGCAGCAGCTGAGAAAGCACACGATCCGGAAATTAGAAATCTTTTCAGCAGCTCTTTGCCGGCATTAAGACATCACTTGGAAATGGCAATGGCAATAAAAGATAAAATGTAA
- a CDS encoding DUF3606 domain-containing protein, whose protein sequence is MKPTYYINPLEANDVQYWTRKWDITPRELNNAILETGTNNITVLKENLKSKGLYLFPMGKTIHDLMLKIKLR, encoded by the coding sequence ATGAAACCCACTTATTACATTAACCCGCTTGAAGCAAACGATGTTCAATACTGGACCAGGAAATGGGATATAACCCCAAGAGAATTAAACAACGCCATTCTGGAAACGGGCACTAATAATATAACCGTACTCAAAGAAAACCTGAAGAGTAAAGGTTTATACCTTTTCCCGATGGGGAAAACAATACACGATTTAATGCTTAAAATAAAGTTGAGGTAA
- a CDS encoding AI-2E family transporter, translated as MEAPKPKLFNISCILVAVTLFTFIMYIGQDIIIPLIFAAFFAISLSPIVVFFEDRKVPRVLALTITMLLAVIVIAGLVYSISLQLASFSESLPELEKKIEALLAKSVQWFSQTFHIKTGNIQHWLTDLKNDFMEDSKTYIGTTLTTLTGVLALLILLPIYTVMMLYYEPLFVAFIQKVVPEQKQAMTKDIIIESKTVMQNYLTGLMIEALIVAVMNAVGLLLLGIDYAILWAIIGALLNIIPYIGIIIAMVFPVAIALVTKEPSYALFVLLLYACIQFIDNNIIIPKVVASRVKINALVSVIIVIVGGSIWGISGMFLSIPLVAVIKIIFDRIPYLKPYGYLIGDIMPHKATFFKRHKNNKVAKVTELQK; from the coding sequence ATGGAAGCGCCTAAACCAAAACTATTCAATATATCCTGTATTCTTGTTGCAGTTACCCTTTTTACATTTATCATGTACATCGGTCAGGATATTATTATTCCGTTAATATTTGCTGCATTTTTTGCTATCTCGCTAAGCCCTATTGTTGTATTTTTTGAAGACAGGAAAGTACCTCGTGTTTTAGCTCTGACCATTACCATGTTGCTTGCAGTTATAGTAATTGCAGGTTTGGTATATTCTATATCGCTGCAGCTCGCTTCCTTTTCAGAGTCGCTACCCGAGCTTGAAAAAAAAATTGAAGCATTGCTCGCTAAAAGTGTTCAGTGGTTTTCACAAACTTTTCATATTAAAACCGGAAACATTCAGCATTGGCTTACTGATTTAAAAAATGATTTTATGGAGGATAGCAAAACTTATATCGGCACTACTTTAACTACTTTAACAGGTGTGCTTGCACTTCTCATATTACTTCCTATTTATACCGTTATGATGCTGTATTATGAACCTTTGTTTGTTGCTTTTATTCAAAAAGTAGTTCCGGAGCAAAAACAAGCCATGACCAAAGATATTATTATAGAATCAAAAACAGTGATGCAAAATTATCTTACAGGTTTAATGATAGAAGCATTGATTGTTGCCGTGATGAATGCTGTAGGGCTTTTATTATTGGGAATAGATTACGCTATACTGTGGGCCATTATTGGCGCGCTCTTAAATATTATTCCTTACATCGGAATTATTATAGCCATGGTTTTCCCGGTTGCCATTGCGCTTGTAACCAAAGAACCTTCTTATGCGCTTTTTGTACTGCTGTTGTATGCCTGTATTCAATTTATTGATAACAATATTATTATTCCAAAAGTGGTAGCATCACGCGTTAAAATTAATGCCCTGGTATCTGTTATTATTGTAATAGTGGGTGGAAGTATCTGGGGCATATCAGGCATGTTCTTATCCATTCCACTGGTAGCTGTAATAAAAATTATTTTTGACAGAATTCCTTACTTAAAACCTTACGGTTATTTAATAGGAGATATTATGCCACACAAAGCAACCTTTTTTAAACGACACAAAAACAACAAGGTTGCAAAAGTAACTGAGTTACAAAAATAA